The following are encoded in a window of Haemorhous mexicanus isolate bHaeMex1 chromosome 7, bHaeMex1.pri, whole genome shotgun sequence genomic DNA:
- the VPS26A gene encoding vacuolar protein sorting-associated protein 26A isoform X1: protein MSFLGNLFVPVCEIDVVLNDAETRKPAEIKTEDGKVEKHFLFYDGESVSGKVNVSLKHGKRLEHQGIRIEFVGQIELFNDKSNTHEFVNLVKELALPGELTQSRNYDFEFMQVEKPYESYIGANVRLRYFLKVTIVRRLSDLVKEYDLIVHQLATYPDVNNSIKMEVGIEDCLHIEFEYNKSKYHLKDVIVGKIYFLLVRIKIQHMELQLIKKEITGIGPSTTTETETIAKYEIMDGAPVKGESIPIRLFLAGYDPTPTMRDVNKKFSVRYFLNLVLVDEEDRRYFKQQEIILWRKAPEKLRKQRTNFHQRFESPESQASAEQPEM from the exons ATG AGTTTTCTTGGAAACCTTTTCGTTCCTGTTTGTGAGATTGATGTTGTACTTAATGATGCTGAAACACGGAAACCTGCAGAAATCAAAACAGAAGATGGTAAAGtagaaaagcattttctcttcTACGATGGAGAATCTGTTTCAGGAAAg GTGAACGTCTCCCTTAAACATGGGAAGAGACTAGAGCACCAAGGAATTAGAATTGAATTTGTAGGACAAATTG AACTCTTCAATGACAAAAGCAATACCCATGAATTTGTAAACTTAGTGAAAGAACTGGCCTTACCTGGAGAACTGACCCAAAGCAGAAACTATGACTTTGAATTCATGCAGGTTGAAAAGCCATATGAATCCTACATTGGTGCCAACGTCAGACTGAG GTATTTTCTAAAAGTGACAATAGTGAGAAGGCTGTCAGACTTGGTGAAAGAATATGATCTGATTGTTCACCAGCTTGCTACGTACCCAGATGTAAACAACTCCATCAAAATGGAAGTAGGCATTGAAGACTGTCTCCATATAGAGTTTGAATACAATAAGTCAAA GTATCACTTGAAGGATGTGATTGTtggaaaaatttatttcctcttaGTGAGAATAAAAATTCAGCACATGGAGTTGCAGCTGATCAAAAAGGAGATTACTGGAATTG GACCCAGTACCACAACAGAGACAGAAACCATTGCAAAGTACGAAATAATGGATGGGGCACCAGTTAAAG GTGAATCGATTCCTATAAGATTGTTCTTAGCAGGCTACGACCCAACTCCAACAATGAGGGATGTGAACAAAAAATTTTCAGTGAGGTACTTCTTAAATCTGGTGCTTGTGGATGAAGAGGACAGACGATACTTCAAACAGCAG gaaataattttatggAGAAAagctcctgagaagctgaggaaACAACGGACAAACTTCCACCAGCGATTTGAATCTCCAGAGTCACAAGCATCTGCTGAGCAACCCGAAATGTGA
- the SRGN gene encoding serglycin produces MPAKMQLLIRWNGRIFLAVCLILFVGCTAQGAPTQRARYKRVRCRPDSWSANCIEEQGPWFYMPSGGANRILPPMADPSLMKRYQELGDIFPLSSEDAGSGSNAMVEAEPASGSGLGDSVSFSEVKLPAFLESLRGSELKEKLSEEDLLL; encoded by the exons ATGCCAGCCAAGATGCAGCTCCTTATCAGATGGAACGGGAGGATTTTCCTGGCTGTTTGTTTAATCCTCTTTGTGGGATGCACAGCACAAG GTGCTCCGACGCAGAGGGCGAGGTACAAGAGGGTGAGGTGCCGGCCTGATTCCTGGTCTGCCAACTGCATCGAGGAGCAGGGGCCCTGGTTCTACATGCCCTCTGGTGGGGCCAACAGGATCCTCCCTCCCATGGCAGACCCGTCCTT GATGAAGAGATACCAGGAGCTGGGTGACATATTCCCTCTCTCCAGTGAGGATGCCGGCTCTGGGTCCAATGCCATGGTGGAAGCAGAGCCAGCCTCTGGGTCGGGGCTCGGTGACAGTGTCAGCTTCTCTGAGGTGAAGCTGCCTGCCTTCCTGGAGAGCCTGCGAGGCAGCGAGCTGAAGGAAAAGCTGTCGGAGGAGGATTTGCTCCTGTAG